From Melanotaenia boesemani isolate fMelBoe1 chromosome 12, fMelBoe1.pri, whole genome shotgun sequence, a single genomic window includes:
- the cfap65 gene encoding cilia- and flagella-associated protein 65 isoform X5: MLAEARDPDPLASVAPWKPPIAEKDRKDPGIHSRRRGLRYQRQASNQKSCFFGVETTPKLVWEDWDLGREFTKTLVLKNVYSKMQKLHIRSPVSKFFSISIPQTAYLSPGTSLSIPVIFRPLKRCEYDDIIEFQGGKGNFQIRLHAIPPCPTLEVPESVMLPLCAVQHSSQTHFQLKNVSKLKAFFQWDCPAQFQLYPEQGLLKPGQECHITVIFRPQEALVYQQQAYCRFGEEGNNPDSLCAVLLQGLAKYPYLQLRNSSGKEEEDHGDPVLHFGSVGVGQSLCKHFEIFNPSPVNVSFCLSCLPAVAPMYESEFSCDVSRGPKVSLSSSVVDFGCVEERRSAVKTVELFNSSHVEAIYQWDIDCANSVFSILPANGTVPAQSHITLRAVYTPTHPMGHHRRVACLTLHREPVFLDLIGTCHSELQQPAILKPEHLVLYKLHWIHRQHSSDSVSALQQGHDANVDQEREHLFVEKQSNKKTYSGAAISTTPMEEFYQVCSGCVDPPSSSSLSSSPHVSIVPSELLFNHKMTSSSFTSSASQSVSITNHTTGKLSLIWTVTQKSSFSISPSSCVLAPLKSTSFQVTYVPKQLNTLHGAQLECFAYYKDSPDKRQQLLCLPWCVTVRVIGHSFQLGKEHFTPICSLKPHQVVFPALGGVFYRTVLLKNNGDLPLTFCQDHGSNCPLAESMPILPSCGVVPPGNHQILTLRAIPTEDSPKQGLSVTLQLNAAKFTKELTVISVVEKPHVFLESGSSLYFHPTAVGSQTQCSHHIRNLSRLPLRFQWSIPESDQELISVKPDAGELHPNESSVQIWSFSPLSEKMYTIKPTLTFWPLQSDESNKSHLTIEVVGMGSKGFIEAEKAVLDFGDTLIGSCRSFEVPLVNNSPCPVSFHLSVQQMLTDTCPSYDSETEQSALQLDFERGNIASRSTMLLRSTFRPCRQAQYVWTFSYQTLNTSGFVSCPPQALCEVRAKAVFPTLQVIDGYSCGSVGRVSKVHLWKLFSLESLNDHLLCSPSPTELTFRTPTKHSLRSCPSTFTKAIVDFNFSSAALNSDPTHFLLMLHNPGSVPVDWAFLFPEDQQIELEYWSVTGEFSSNELCQMKVQDNQLFRVSPRSGTLLPGQKRAVNFSYSHDFVGTDRLPVVLKLSHGREILLNFQGMTAEKEKTHLHFASTQHVFTSVAIGDCSPPRQIYELHSGGGVPVHYEVDTAALEQLQVDNFNHPVLRCLNPKGEILPGKTALLEWIFSPLEAKMYHMDVPINIQDSEPTLLRFDGCGLDSPTLGSSKIYASNSKTTVHCVQKVPFPGQLLFLSEDSIFLGNIPVCSPSSRILFLTNVSHTDTVQYLWELPQHGYQQVVQIYPEQGRLHPGECDLCVLTFTPSDYPTIYQLDLVCQVTAEAALARYHKALHHWEEEKQKQQDEFTITDKKLPERRVFIDKQPVAAPARKGPPLRKYKTLPPICSSSSSETVGSLYTRQTRTEQQLQREKAKEWRRPEAPQPALLHLNITAHSYGLLEYLTHFPDQYNKLLRNLPLNRTQQCLRNSASTSLSAGPSVSIHNSERDILQNTITPLLRDILDDSAFIKSLTLCYKPAIYRPTQISSTNSRNIPTPPCSPTQPISCSTSTPQPNGIVERKEAAGCSENKPRMQTTLKSKHAPADVCQVILMNTFQNLMMEAVRGELVLTAHPHTVTPPPLAVRSRQMSRAVTDEDQQTLKSHNPPK; the protein is encoded by the exons ATGTTAGCTGAAGCCCGGGATCCTGATCCTTTGGCCTCCGTCGCTCCATGGAAGCCCCCCATCgcagaaaaagatagaaaa GATCCAGGCATTCACTCTAGACGACGAGGTTTGAGATACCAAAGACAAGCTTCTAACCAAAAAAGCTGCTTCTTTGGTGTTGAAACTACACCAAAGTTGGTATGGGAGGACTGGGACCTGGGAAGAGAGTTCACCAAGACATTGGTGTTAAAGAATGTTTATAGCAAGATGCAGAAACTGCACATAAG ATCACCAGTGTCCAAGTTTTTCTCAATATCGATTCCTCAGACAGCTTATCTCAGTCCAGGCACTTCTCTCTCCATCCCGGTCATCTTTAGACCCCTTAAAAGG TGTGAGTATGATGACATTATTGAATTTCAAGGTGGTAAAGGCAACTTTCAAATACGCCTGCATGCCATCCCTCCCTGTCCTACCTTGGAGGTGCCTGAATCTGTGATGCTCCCTCtctgtgctgttcagcactcCTCGCAAACTCATTTCCAGCTAAAAAATGTCAG TAAACTCAAGGCATTCTTTCAATGGGATTGTCCTGCACAATTCCAGCTGTACCCAGAGCAAGGCTTGTTGAAACCAGGCCAGGAGTGTCACATCACAGTGATCTTTCGGCCACAAGAGGCTCTGGTCTACCAGCAGCAGGCATACTGCAGATTTGGAGAAGAAGGCAACAACCCTGATAGTTTGTGCGCTGTGCTTCTACAGGGACTAG CTAAATACCCATATCTTCAGTTAAGAAATTCCAGTGGTAAAGAGgaggaagaccatggagatcCTGTGCTGCACTTTGGGTCTGTGGGAGTTGGCCAGAGTTTATGTAAACACTTTGAAATCTTCAACCCTTCTCCT GTAAATGTGTCTTTTTGTCTGTCATGTCTTCCTGCTGTAGCCCCTATGTATGAATCAGAGTTCAGCTGTGATGTCAGTAGGG GTCCTAAAGTGTCTTTGTCCTCCTCTGTGGTGGACTTTGGATGTGTTGAAGAAAGAAGATCAGCAGTAAAAACAGTGGAGCTGTTTAATTCTTCCCATGTTGAGGCTATTTACCAATGGGATATTGACTGTGCCAACAGTGTATTTAGTATTCTACCAGCAAATGGCACTGTACCTGCACAGAGTCACATCACACTGAGAGCTGTCtatacacccacacaccctATGGGTCACCATAGGAGAGTGGCATGTCTCACATTGCATAGG GAGCCAGTGTTTCTGGATTTGATTGGTACCTGTCACTCAGAGCTCCAGCAACCAGCCATTCTGAAACCTGAGCATCTGGTTCTGTATAAACTTCACTGGATTCACAGACAGCACTCATCAGACTCAGTCAGTGCCTTGCAGCAAGGGCATGATGCAAATGTGGACCAGGAGAGGGAGCACTTGTTTGTGGAAAAG cagtcaaataaaaaaacatacagtggTGCTGCCATATCAACTACACCCATGGAAGAGTTCTACCAAGTCTGCTCAGGATGTGTGGATCCTCCCTCTTCAAGTTCTTTATCTTCATCTCCACATGTATCTATTGTGCCCAGCGAGCTGCTGTTTAATCACAAAATGACATCTTCTTCATTTACTTCATCTGCGTCTCAGTCTGTTTCCATCACAAACCACACCACAGGAAAACTCAG CCTTATATGGACTGTTACCCAAAAGTCTTCATTCTCCATCTCTCCCTCATCATGTGTCTTGGCCCCTCTAAAATCCACCTCATTCCAAGTGACATATGTCCCCAAGCAGCTTAATACCCTGCATGGAGCACAGCTTGAGTGCTTTGCATACTACAAG GACAGCCCAGATAAAAGACAACAGTTGTTGTGCCTGCCGTGGTGTGTGACTGTCAGAGTCATCGGGCACTCCTTTCAGCTAGGCAAAGAACACTTCACCCCAATATGCTCCCTGAAGCCCCATCAAGTG GTGTTTCCAGCACTGGGTGGCGTTTTCTATCGGACTGTGCTGCTGAAAAATAACGGAGACCTTCCCCTCACTTTCTGCCAGGACCATGGATCAAACTGTCCCTTAGCAGAATCCATGCCCATACTGCCAAGCTGTGGTGTGGTCCCGCCAGGGAATCACCAAATCCTCACTCTCAGAGCAATTCCCACTGAGGACAGTCCTAAACAAGGGCTCAGTGTAACCCTGCAGCTTAATGCAGCTAAATTTACAAAG GAGCTGACAGTTATCAGTGTGGTGGAAAAGCCTCATGTGTTTCTTGAAAGTGGCAGCAGTTTATATTTCCATCCAACAGCTGTGGGCTCACAAACCCAGTGCTCCCATCACATCAGGAACTTAAGCCGTCTGCCTTTACG GTTTCAGTGGAGCAttccagagtcagaccaggagcTTATCTCTGTCAAACCAGATGCTGGTGAACTGCATCCCAATGAGAGCTCA GTCCAGATCTGGTCCTTCAGTCCTCTGTCAGAGAAAATGTATACAATCAAACCTACGCTCACCTTCTGGCCACTCCAGAGTGATGAATCTAACAAGTCTCACCTTACTATAGAAGTGGTTGGAATGGGTTCAAAGGGCTTCATAGAG GCAGAGAAAGCAGTCTTGGATTTTGGTGATACTTTAATTGGAAGCTGTCGGTCATTTGAGGTTCCTCTAGTGAACAACAGCCCCTGCCCTGTCTCTTTTCATCTCTCTGTACAGCAGATGCTTACAGATACTTGTCCTTCTTATGACTCCGAAACAGAGCAGAGTG CCCTGCAGCTGGACTTTGAAAGGGGAAACATTGCCTCACGTTCCACAATGCTACTCCGATCTACGTTCAGGCCTTGTAGACAAGCCCAGTACGTCTGGACATTCAGCTACCAGACTCTAAATACCAGTG GGTTTGTGTCATGCCCTCCTCAGGCACTGTGTGAAGTGCGAGCTAAGGCTGTGTTTCCCACTTTACAGGTGATTGATGGATATAGCTGTGGGAGTGTGGGCAGGGTTAGCAAGGTGCATTTGTGGAAACTCTTCTCATTGGAGAGCCTCAATGATCACCTGCTGTGTAGCCCTTCACCTACAGAATTGACATTTAGAACCCCCACTAAGCACAG CCTGCGCAGTTGTCCATCCACTTTCACCAAAGCAATAGTGGATTTCAACTTCAGTTCAGCTGCTTTAAATTCAGACCCGACACATTTTCTGTTGATGCTTCACAACCCTGGTTCTGTCCCAGTAGACTG GGCATTCTTATTTCCAGAAGACCAACAGATAGAGCTGGAGTACTGGTCAGTGACTGGAGAGTTCAGCAGCAATGAATTATGCCAGATGAAG GTTCAAGACAATCAACTGTTCAGAGTTTCCCCTCGTTCTGGAACTTTGCTCCCTGGCCAGAAGAGGGCAGTAAATTTCAGCTACAG TCATGACTTTGTTGGAACAGATCGACTTCCTGTCGTGTTGAAACTCTCTCATGGCAGAGAGATCTTG ctaaACTTTCAAGGGATGACAGcggagaaagaaaaaacacatcttcACTTTGCTTCCACACAACACGTCTTCACCTCTGTAGCTATCGGGGACTGCAGTCCTCCGAGGCAG ATTTATGAACTGCACAGTGGTGGGGGAGTACCAGTCCATTATGAAGTGGATACAGCTGCTTTGGAACAGCTTCAGGTGGACAACTTTAACCATCCAGTGTTGCGGTGTCTCAATCCAAAAGGAGAAATCCTTCCTGGGAAgaccgctctgctggaatggaTCTTCTCTCCACTGGAGGCTAAGATGTACCAT ATGGATGTTCCTATCAACATCCAGGATAGTGAACCAACACTGTTGAGGTTTGATGGATGTGGACTTGATTCTCCAACACTGGGCTCCTCAAAGATTTATGCAAGTAATAGTAAGACCACTGTACACTGTGTCCAGAAGGTGCCCTTCCCAGGACAG CTGTTATTCCTGTCTGAGGACAGCATCTTTCTAGGCAATATTCCTGTTTGCTCACCATCTTCAAGAATACTCTTCCTCACCAATGTGTCCCACACAGACACTGTTCAGTATCTATGGGAGCTGCCACAGCATGGCTACCAGCAG GTGGTGCAGATTTATCCAGAACAAGGCCGTCTTCATCCAGGGGAATGTGACCTCTGTGTCCTCACCTTCACTCCTTCTGATTATCCCACCATTTATCAGCTTGATCTGGTCTGCCAG GTTACTGCAGAGGCTGCACTTGCTCGTTATCACAAAGCTTTGCATCACTgggaagaagagaaacaaaaacagcaagatGAATTCACAATCACAGACAAAAAGCTTCCAGAGAGACGTGTTTTTATTGATAAG CAGCCTGTAGCAGCTCCTGCAAGGAAGGGGCCACCACTCAGAAAATACAAG ACTCTTCCTCCTATCTGTAGCAGCAGTAGTTCTGAAACAGTTGGGAGTTTATATACCAGACAAACGAGAACTGAGCAGCAATTGCAGcgagaaaaagcaaaagaatgGAGGCGACCTGAAGCCCCCCAACCTGCCCTGCTACACCTGAACATTACAGCACACTCCTATGGGCTTCTGGAGTACCTCACCCACTTTCCTGATCAATACAATAAGCTTCTAAG GAACCTTCCACTAAACAGGACTCAGCAATGTCTAAGAAATTCAGCAAGCACATCCCTCTCTGCTGGGCCATCCGTATCAATACATAACTCTGAGAGAGACATTCTCCAGAACACAATAACTCCTCTGCTAAG GGACATACTTGATGATTCAGCCTTCATCAAGTCTCTGACTTTATGTTACAAGCCTGCTATCTACAGGCCTACACAAATTTCCTCCACCAACAGCCGCAATATTCCAACCCCACCTTGTTCCCCCACACAACCCATTTCTTGTTCTACTTCTACACCTCAACCTAACGGGATAGTGGAGAGGAAGGAGGCTGCAGGATGTTCAGAAAACAAACCTAGAATGCAGACCACACTAAAGTCCAAACATGCACCTGCTGATGTTTGTCAGGTTATTTTGATGAACACCTTCCAAAACCTGATGATGGAAGCTGTCCGAGGAGAGCTTGTCCTCACAGCCCACCCACACACCGTTACCCCGCCCCCACTTGCAGTAAG AAGCAGACAGATGTCCAGGGCTGTGACTGATGAGGACCAGCAGACACTCAAGTCTCATAATCCACCCAAATGA